TGAGGTAACAACCGGGTTCGATTTTCGTCCTAGCTTCATAGAGAGGTGAAGCCTGGTTTTGAAACGATGACCTGATTCGCGTGGAAGCTCGGGAGATACtccacgttataacgtgaaaggATCGTTCCTGACGTAATCCCACCCCACATGAGCTCCGTGTTGACCAATCGGCTTGAAGAACTACCATTGTTCGTCTATACACCGGTGTTTTAATATAACCTACCTCCTCCTATCATTCCGTGCAAATTTGGTACCTATACTATCTCAGAGTGCCTTTTCATCGCGATCCTATGTCACGAGAATTACAGTTTGAGATTGAAAAAACGATACACTATCTTAGAAATTTGCAATCAATTgttgtacaataatataattttcactctcataataattataattatacgagCATGTTAGAATAATCGTCTTAGTGAAGAGGTTGATCAACAACGCCACACTTTAAGTATCGtacaaaagtataattttatcaaagtgtacaaaaatataaagattatcGCAAGCTGTAAAAAAGGGATTTACATGGATACCGCCAACTGTACAATATGCCTTTGCTCGATCCATCAGTTTAGTGTTTCTTTATAATGATCGTACTGGCTCCCCCTAGTGCCCCACCTCCAAGAGAACCAGCTCCCAGAGCAGCTCCTCCTAAAGCACCAGACGAAGCGTATCCATACCCAGCTCCGTATCCAGCTCCAAGGTTAGCAGTCAATCCCTGAGTGCCAATTCCAGAGCCAAGACTGGTTCCAAGTCCAGAACCAAGCCCAGAACTCAATCCAGATCCTAAACCAACTCCAGGAGAGATGCTAATGGAGCCAAGGCCAGCACCTAGACCAGAGCCCAATCCTGACCCATATCCAGCACTGAGGCCAGAGGAGCCGAGGCTGGAACCTAAGCTAGATCCGTAACTAGAGGTTAGGCCATATCCGTAGCTTGATCCCAGGCCTGATCCATAACTGGAGGTCAAGCCAGACCCGTAGCTGGATCCCAAACCAGTGTTCAACCCTCCGCTGAAGCTACCACTGAGACCACCAGTGATACCTGAACTCAAACCAGAGCCGAGGCCACTAGTGACTCCAGAAGTCAGACCAGATCCTCCGATAGATCCTGAGGATACAGGTATCAAGACAGATACAGGAACAGGTTGAGGAATAGGGATAGGTTGCGGGATTGAGACTGGCACTCTAACAGCCTGAGAAATGCCTGCGGACCTATGGAGTGTCAGTGCGGTTTGTTGAGGTGTGCGAAGTGAGGTTTCCCTGACGAGAGGCAGATTTTGTCTCACGTACCAGGGACCTGGGACAGGCCTGGGCACTGGATAGGGTTGGGGAATCACGACTGGCACTTGTTGGGTGATAGTGCGAATCCCACCTTCAGCTGCAGCCCCGTTTAACCCTGCAGATAGTCCCCCAGTCAGGCTTCCTGACAGAGGTCCAACTAGGCCACCATTAAGAGAGCCTTGTAATCCTGGAAGTCCACCCGAGAGGCTTCCAGCCAGTCCTCCTGATAATCCTCCAGTGTATCCTCCCGAAATTCCGCCATAGCTAGTACCAGAACCCAGGTCTATGCCTCCTGATGATCCTGCAAGTCCTCCTGTGCCTAGAAGAACGCCTCTCTTCGACTTCTCTGGCTTTCCTGGTTCAACTTCGCCAGCAATGGCGGCGGGCACCAAAAGGCAGAACTACAGTTCAAGAAGGACAGGGAAGTAATGACGGTCCTTTTAGAAATGAATCTTTGGAACTTGAAAAGCCGATAGTTTAAAATTCAGGAGTATTGAAGTTTCAATGAGGACTGGTATCGATTTCTTGAGTTTGCCAGGGGGTTAAATGCAATTGCGGTCGCTGTGCGAATATCGCCCaagaaatgttgaaaatgaaCTGCGAAATATCcatatttaatttcgtataattataatttcgtgtattttcaacgtaaaattattgctttttcaaagattttatattccattctgcataataaaaattttgtatatttttgataccaaattattaaattttgtatccatctgtatattaattttactgaGTAACATTCCACAGCACAATTCCAATGTTGCCATTTTGTATTTGCAAAAAACACTGAGGTGTTCTGCACAATTACAAGGTTTAACTCAAACAACTAAAAATTTCTCGCAGCTTCGCAAGTCGTTTTAAAGTTTCGTCCACGCAAAATATCAGAGTCTGAGAAATTCACTAAAGAATATCTTTCTACTTACTATGAACGTCCTCATAGTTGCTTGTCTCGTAAGTACAGCTTCGAATATGCCATCATTCGGCCCAGGTCCCTGTTTTATACAGGTAGATACAATCACTTTCACTGAATACGCGATCGTTCACGCCCTGATCAGAGTACTCTCCATCGAATTTTTCTGTCAACGTTTCATCCGATCTCTTTGATCCGCGATACAACCGCAGTCGTTGGAAACAGAGCGATTCCGCGTTACACGCACATCACCGTAATTCTTCGCCTACTTCTGATCAGTTTCTGGATCGTATCGCATGTCGTGCACGCGTAATGCTCCCACTATCATATCTCACGCGCGTCTTTTGTAATCAGGAAGCGAATTTACGGATTTTTTGTAAGGTTAGGTCAGAACCGTTGGTAACTGGAATTGGTGGCGCTGAGATCGCACGAGTGTTTTAGAAGCTTTGTGAAGGTTATTTGAGAATTATGATAGCACTTTTTGGTAATTTTGACACTCGGGAAAAAATATCATGGAAAACTTTTGGTATTTGTGGAAAATTCTGAGACAAATGGGGGAAAGTAAAAGTTTTATGAGTCTgtctattttaaaaagtataaagcgTGTGACGTATTCTGAAATTACTGTACGGTAATGGATATAATTCTGCGGAATAATAAAACGCGAGAGTACAGtaaatatcattgaaatttttattttagagaatctaaataataaaattaccgTTTCAGAAAATGttgtattcaattttatattaactttaataattcgaGTCCGTCTCAGGTTTAATAGTATATTCTgcagaaaaaaatagaaataatagaaaacaaCTAAACGAAaagtaatacatatttcacaaACATCACTTCTACAACCCtctatttcgaaaataaattccacGATAAATTAACATGTCAAATACAACACACGCAATATAGGTGCATGCATAAAAATGTACTCTATCTGTATGATGAAAGATAatcaagaatatttaattaacgaggGCGATAAACATGACCGATTTTCCGAATGGATACATCTTGTACGTGTTCATTACGGGGGATAAAAATTCTGGTTCTGGTAAAAGGTGTAATAAATGTCTTCGCGGATGACGATTAATAATAAGCGTGACTTTATGAAAGGTGGAGCCTTCGCTGGAAATAACTGGACAATCGAAATGCAGCGCCTCGAGTGAGGTAGATAAAGAGAGACAAAAATCGAATCTGCATTAAGCGTATCTGATACAAAGTATCGAATCATGATTTCGAATTCGAAAGGCAACCCGTAACAAATAAGCGATTCTTCGTTTATATTTCCGCGTTGAAACTCCTTTGCACAAGACTTTAATTGATGCCATTTGCTTCAACTCTATATTACAGATAAATCTAATATTCAGACAGGTTAGTTTATGAAAATTGtctttcatagaaatattgttTCCGTTGAACGTGACAACGTGTGTTCGCGCTCGCCATCTATGTGCAGATGCGCTAGTTACAGTAGATAGTAACTAGAGGATAGTTCTAGATacaatcgataggtttaagatattttatttgtttttatccctagtccatgtaagaaaatgtaataaaggTTTTTCGGCTCAGAATGGTGTGATAGATCtattcaaagaataaaatcatagctattgtgatcctacctctaaatacagaaataacaacagtTTCATTATATGGAATATTGATGATTTACGATGAATTGTAtcgaatatagaaaatacagaTTTTCATAACCTTACGAACACACCAATTTTTTCggttttcacatttttcatgTCTAAATCAAGTATGCGAGTAAAAAAGTGAGAACTGGGTTTTTCATGTTATTTAAGAATATGTAGGGTCTCTTTTGGGACGTGGCTGCGAAGATTTGCAGACAATCTAACCCAAGCTATTCCTCATCCCGGAAACTACCTCGCCAAGATCCCGATACCATACTGTGCAAAACTTCAACGACACGGTATGAAGAGGGTCACTTTATATTCATCGCATATACTCTCACGTCAAACTACATCTTATTCAAATCCCTACAGTCTCTGCCATTATCTAAATACACGTAGAGATCTACGTTTTCCCACGGATTTATGATTTCCAGATGAAATGGGAAATGGTGACACTTGTCAGGAATGTTTTCTAACCCTTCCGTAATttgtcgaatttttctttcaatttttgctatttttcttACACCTATTAAATGATGATCGTAGCGTGGATTAAAATTCTGATCTGATACAAATTTACACACGTGAGAAAATTGAGTTGGAATTCTAATTTATACTAGGtggtccgaaaagtttctttcgttctataagaaaataatggatgcacaacaattatattattttatcgaatttcgtataatccattttgttctatcaaaataaagatcacaacgttcgacaggttaggtttcacgtttgtataaagatgcatcgttgaaAAAGACGgatttgtaaaagaaagacaatttTTGGACAAAGTAACAGTTTCGTTTTCCAGATCGGGGATTATCAAAGATCAATTAGATTATTTCCAGGTTCTATTTGCAGGAGAAATACGTACGTTTGatacttatgtatatttacttAGGCAATGACTATAAGtatttctatacatatttaccagaaatgcataaaaatcgcCGAGTAGCGAATCGCAATTGGTCGATACGCAATCCTACTTGCGCAATTGCATCGTGTGTAATGACTTCCTGTTAACATTGTGAAGGTTGCGATTCACGGGGTTGGTAGAAGCAACTATTTGTGTACTTTGAAACTCGAAACTATTCTATCAACTACTCAACAGACTCGTCTAATAAAAAAGTTACTTCGTAAGATCGATTCCTGCTGTCTATTATATTGtttctacaaaattacaatttttcacgaaGATTAATTATTCCTGAGTGCTTCTACGTGAAAACTTATACACATAACGTGCTTTTGCTGGAATAACTTCGCGCGATGTACGAGGTACTGAGACATCTATGTTCCTATTCCTagggaaattaatatttaaaagacaaTTTCCCCAATAATAAAGATACCTgtaatattgggttggcaactaagtgactgtgGATTTTGTCagggaaattaatatttaaaagacaaTTTCTCCAATAATAAAGATACTTGTAATATTACTTGTAATATTGGGTAAGAGAAACtcgaaaatgatataatattgggttggcaactaagtgactgcggattttgttattaggtggtaatgataaaatccgcaatcacttagttgccaacccaatattatatcattttcgaGTTTCTCTTTAATTAGCGCGATCATAAATACTTTGATACAGAAGTTCGATTATATAACGCGAAGGTTCTCCCTggtgattaattaaatcagaAAATTTTGGCACTCAGACGAGATATAAAAGAGAGGTAGGATCGAACGAACGTGGAAACTGAGGTTCTAGCAATTTTTTCTCGCGCGCCGAGCTATTTGACGATTGTCAGAGTCGTTGATCTTCTACGTGggaataaatttatctttcggACAAGTATGAATCGAAGTTGGTGCGGAGAGAATTTGAAAAGCAGAACAGATGTGACCGTCGGCGATAAATTAGGTCACGTGACGTTTCTAAAGGTGCGCGCACCGTTCACGCTTTCTTTCGTGTAGTTACattatatgcaaattttgatttaaatacATCGGTAGTTTTAGAAacattataacattatattgaATAGAAACATTATAACAGCTAACAAATAGTCTGTCTGTTTGTAACAAACGATCGTTTACTCTCGTTATTAATACGCGATTCGAACTGTGATTTACAAAGTCAATGATTTTTCCAAGAAATCATTTAAAACAGCATTCTTTCGTCTATAAAGGAAACACGAAAGAGCGAAAAACGATTCGTCCTGAAACATCTCCACcgaaatatgaattaaaaagaaaatatttcttctcttGAAACGGAGCATGAACAAAGAATTACTGTAGATTGTGTTTATGTAAtgttgttgaaaatgacaacgtgaaCTCGTGCTCGCCATCTATGTGCAGATGCGTTAGTTACAAgaaatagtaactagaagatagttctatttacaatcgataggtttaagatattcttttgtttttataataaaaggtTTTTTTGGCTCAGaacggtgtgatagatttatccattaaatataataatagctattgtgatcCTACCTCTGAGTATAGAAATAACGacaaatgttaattaattaaataattgtgtaattaatcgatcgtataaaatataccaatatttttttcaaaagaaatttcttttatacacGGGATATATGACTGGTAGGATCAAGGACGATTAACTCGACGCTAtcgagtaattaaaaatttcgtcaTGAATGGCAATTAAAAGTGGTATAGAGAGAGAGTAATTCTGTTGGACGGCTGTTTCACAGTGGATGCATTGGTTATCAGGCCTGGTTTTGTTTCCCACTCCGTTAAAATCTCATTTCGAGGACGTCGATCAATTTAACGCGGGCAATAGAGACGTTGAACCTATTATCTCACACTAGCTTCGGTAACTCGACTTTGCAAGATCATCGATTTTCGTTAATCCATTCTCAAGTGACTACGAATCCATCCCACAATGAATTTGCCAATTCGATGAAACGGTCTTtaagagaatgaaattttcatggtAATATTTTGACCAATATACGATCGATGTTCGAAGAGATTATTTATTggaatcaaaatataaattttattttatttctaatccTAGTCAATTCCAATCTCGGTCTAATTATAGTTCCATCATTTCTTTCTCACATTCTTCTAACcatttttctatcaattataattttttttttctttttttgattattgttttgatTACTAATATCTTGCTGTTGTTGCTTTAGGCctggtaaatctaccgaccTGTTTATATAATACCTTTCCCCTTtagttgcaattttaattgttggTATCTGCTGCTGCATTGCTTCCCCTCACTATCActaatcgttaattttatttaactctgAAATACTTCTGTGAATCACTACACCGGAGCACACGTCTGTTCACCTCGGTTGCCCGAGCAGAACTGATcaattataattgataattaatttgacgagaaaatggaattaaatattttttatacttcctATACGAATGATAAATTTGAACGTTCGATACTTTCAATTCTGTACACGTCTTATTTTATCTcgtgcattttttttttttttttattctagaaATGAAGTTTTAAGGAAGAGAAGTTTTAATTGGACTTGgacattttttgtttcgtgCTGTGacgctttttatttttattcgttagtGCAGCGAGAGACGTCTGAAAAAGCGTTTTTAgatttaattggaaaaagtTCAACAATCTCGagattatagaaaataaaaatgctcgCAGtcaatggaaataattttcgttccaCAAAGCTTGGAATTTCGATGCtttttttccataaatgttaCCGAACCAACGATCCACAAAACGAATTGGTTACAAACATTATCACACGACACACTTCGACCTATTTTAATAGCAAACTAAAAATTTCCCAGcgtatcaaataaatataacatattaaattatttaaccatTAAATTGAACTGTCgaatgtaaagaaaataatttaacgacaTGCTTAAGCCATCGATCTGGTTCGAATACGCGAACCCAAATTTCTACATTCgctttgacatttttatttacaaaaatacaagCAGCGTTCCTCGTTTCACGAGATTCTTTGCATAGAGGAAAGCAAGGTGGATGCTCAGAGGGAATGTTCAAACAAAAGCTAGAAAATCGAAGCATAGAGAGTTACGTAACATGTAGAAGCGTACTCGATACGTATGAAAAGGTATCGACGAAAAGGCAATGGTAGTTGGAAATAAAACCTGACGATTTCTATCGACATCCTTATTGAAGCCAATTTACatacgaaaaaaagaagttccttctttttttcttaaacaacatgtaacgttacaatttcatttatttcttctctctgGACTTTGGTGTATTTCCAAAAAACTTTCCCttgtttttttcttaaattactAAACATTCGTTAAATCATTAAGACGCGTCGAATTGTATTTCGCGATGAAGTTTATAATTAGTTGGTTTTATGTATCACCGtgttatcgtattttattctacgGAACGAGAGCATTTATGATTGTTCGTTAAGAaatgttccttttctttttttttttttaaatatcgtatcaTTGAAATCCGTAAGTTTctccttatttttatttatttagaaacatTATAGATTTAATTGATAGTATAAATAGTGTTAAATCGTTTGTCCAGaattacaattgaaataaaaagtatagaatgaaattgtttGGTGAAAATCTTTGTCCTAAAAATTCGACAGCTCCCCTGCATGCAAGAGAGATCATTGTTCTATATTTTGTATGCGCGTGAAACGCGAAACGTTTCGCTGTTAACATTGTTAGATGATATATTTCGAGAAACGCGCGAACAGTCGCACGGACAGGTTTTCCCCGCGATTATTTTAGGATGTCCAGAACGTCATAGGTGACAGAATAATTTACGGTATCGCGATCATCATTCATATTTACGATGGCCTATGCATTTCGAACGATATTCCTCGTGGACATCTGCCAACTTGCTCTACCAAGATAGCTGATGCGTAATTATGTCTGTTGGAATCGTCGTCTCGTATTTATGCTCGCGAAATATCAACGAGCTGACGATGTCAAGTTTTTAACGATCGTTATGATCGATTTCTTCAGCGGgaaattcgtttcgaattGCAGTGAAAATTTTCACCGCAGATTATGGCAACGATGTAAcacgtttgaaatatttaacactcggtgaaaataattttggcTTCTGTGAAATTACACTTGAAATTGATCATTTGTATACATACgttacataattaaatatattaaacgtaTTTAAATGTGTAATGATTTTAGtcaatttaaatgttaaatattggaagtattaatattttaatattaataaatataattcaagaGTGAAGTATAGAGATGAACTttcaaaatgaataataatcgaCGGAATATTCTATTGAAACGAGAGCAGAAATGTTTGCATTCTTCGTTTATAACGTAAAAGACTGGGTTCACCAAAATGCTAGGTGGACAGAGAAAACATAAAAGATTCAATCGGATTGAAATCTCATATTGGGAAACGCTTTGAATTCGAAACATTTGTTTGAACGTAGATGGTTATGAAAAAGTCGGTATTAAAACggagagaaaatagaaaatttattaaaattctatattaatgACTTCGCTGACGCTGAAtgttgaattaaaaagaattgtgattatttcttaaatcCATTAAATTCACCTATCTAACATACGTTACCTTTTATTTGTCCAAAAGAACATCCAACTGATTGTACAAAAAGGTCAAAGCTAGCCAACGAAACGAAACCTTCGCTAAGTCaaagttatacatttttgcaaaaaatataCTCTTCGTCCtttcaaaaaaaaaacctACGAAATTTGTTCAGCTATGATATGATACGTGAAGGAAGACGAATGAAAACAAACCTGTCTCGATAAAACAATCGTCCGATTCGATTACTGGTCCGGCGACACACGAATGTCGCAGCCTTCGTCAGAATCGCGCAGGATCACGTGTGTACGTGGAAGAATTTCGCGATTTCCACCGCGATCTCTTTGAATTATGGTAGCAGGGGGCCGCGAGGACACGTGTCCCTCTGATCGACGCCATTAGATCTGTGGTAAAGAGGCAAGAGAGCACAGAGATGCGGCGGTATCGGTAGCCTAACCTTCTCGATCGTGATGTCAGTCGAGGCCAGAGCCAGCTACATGACCACTTGCGCTTCGGAGACCGATGGTTCGTCATGATCTTTAATTCCCTGGGGTGTTCGCAGCTTTCCTTCATTTGGCAAATTAACAATAATCTTCAAATGGAAATGGAGATTCGATACGAATGTAATTGGCGTATGATGTGGtagaaacatattaaaaaattcttgacTTAATAGACCAAAAGCAATCTCGGAATAAACAGGTtacgtagaaatataatttttcttttaataaatcaaaggAGGTGTTGTGGAATAAAAGAGGTCGAGGGAAATATAATTCTTCGTTTATATGGTAGAAGCATAGTGTACTGGGAACTTCTGGCTTTAATAGAACAAAAGCAATCCTggaggagaaaagaaattttgaaaagaaagatgaaactggtatttaatgcgatagaaatatttaatatactgtgtatattaaaattgatcgataCCATGAGCAATGGAgtttcaaagaatattattttatttaatttcgagaaggaaaaattcctgaaaataatttttctttttgctgaGAAAACCCTTGACTATGTAGGAAAAGAGTATTTAAGACAAATTCTCTGTCtgacaaaatgaaaattcaacgaCATAGAGATATAAAGTCAAAGATGATTGATTTCGGTGGCAGAGTTTCCTGGCAGGAAGAAGTTTGACGAGCGGCATGGTTTTGGTGGCATTAATCATAGTCAAGGCATCGTTTAGGAATGATCTATGTGGAAACTAACGGGTTCATAGAGCAGTCGTTAGTATACTGTGATGAGCACGTGAATGGGCATTGCCTCAATCTACCAGTcatagtataaaatatcatcgaataattaaataatatcatattttataccatacgaaatttaatatgtttatttgGATTcccaaattataataaaattgtaaacgaATTAGGAACTAATTTCTTATGTATGTAGCGATATAgtcaatttattctttatcattaatttaccaccattaattgcaaaattaacttcgtattttataaattttatatatcaattttaccGACGCATTAACAATGGAAAAGTGATTAAAAAGCGAAAATTCCACTCAACATAATCTACAAGCCACACTGTAATCTTCTTTCCCGCATATCAGACGGAGATTACGAGACGTCCAGTGAAGGAGCAGTCCGTGACATGCAAGGGAAGCAAATTAAAGAGATGCTGCCAAGGAATCTAAGGAAAATCGGTTCAGACTGTGACTACGAAGCAGAGAATCCGAGACCTAAGGAAGAAAAGTCATCGGAGAAGTCGTCTTGTAATCAAGAAGCAGCCTTAGCATCCAGAATTTTGTCCAAGTCAGAGTCAATGCCAGTGCTAAAAAGCACCAGCTCGTCGAAAGaggagaacgaagaagaaagctCAACCATGATGTCGGAGTCTTCCATAGCACGTCAAAGGAAAATGAAGATGATCGTAACTCGAATTAATCCAGAATTATCGTCGGCCTCCAACCAGACCAGCTCAACCGATACTTTTATGATGCAGatgattaatgaaaattacgagTCCAAGAAACTAGAGTCGAAAATCGTGCTACCTATGCTCCAGGTGATTATTCGTCAAAACTggctattttctatttttcataaaacttcATCAGCATCCCATATCACGTCGCccatattgttataaatattagctCCGTGAAAGACGTAACAAACTTTATCTTTCTTCTAATTATATCTCCCTTTGATCTAATCCTCCGCCATTTTCCTATTTCATCCTTGTTAAAGGACAAAGATGAATGTTggtaagagaagaaaaaaaaaagaaaagaaaaaagcgaaTGAGGGAGGATACCCTTGTAAGTCACAAGACAGTGAAAGTATAATGGCAAAAAGGGGAAGCGGGTGATTACGTTAAAGGACGTATAGATACGGCCGTACGTCTCTGATGTTGAACAGTCTAGTcgatatatatacagggtggaaCAAAATTCGTGATATGTATAAGATCACGAAGATATTATGATAcgagataaaatgaaaatcaggaatgatgaaattattttggaagctccattttcaaattatttttgattttcatattatgttaGATCATAGGATCTTCCTGACCTCGTCTGTGCCACAAATTTCATCTCACCCTGTAGAGATGTCAGCCTGTAGGTAGAGATTCCATGATACGAAAAAGTGGCAAACAAGAAATAATCTTAACTGGCCAATCCATTTGGCTTCCACTCCAATTACTCAGTCTTCCAGAGacttaatattacaaaattagaaTCTACATGTTTTTTCTTCCTACATCAATCGCAAATAATTCTATCCTGCTCAGAACACCAGCAACGGTTCGCCAAGTTGCACCAAGGAAGTGACATTCTTCGAATTACCAGAGGAGATATCTTCTAAAGAATTCGaccaagaaagaaaaagcagcAGATGCTCGGGCGGAATAGGGTCCACTATCAAAGAAGCAAGGAACTCTAGAAACACGCAAGAAAACGACGATCTGATAGGCATCGCCGAGAATCCTCATCCTTCTATCAAATCTTTTTACTTTCCCCCAATTCCAGAAAAGGGGCATTCTTGTTTACATCAACCGAGGCAACAGTCTCGAATTACCAAGGATACGGACGCAATTCTTAAGATAGATGGCGAATTAGGTCCTCTCCAGCACCAACTTAATGAAATTAGTGGGAAGTTCCGAGCCCTGAATCTCAATGTCCCGTCTCTGCCAGGGCAGAGTCATTATTGTCAGTACACGCCATCAACTGACATGTCTGGCTACTATCTGCGCAGAACAGAGACTTTTGGCCAGGACTCCAAAGGAAATGAGGTCATTCGTCTGATGGGTCAACATCAAAGCAATAAAAACTACACTGCGCTAGGACCTGGCACAAAGACCAAAGAGACTCTTCTGACTCAGGATTCCTTCTCTATGAGAGAACCTATCAGCAGGAACATCAGCTTCACAAATGAAGACTCGTATTCGCTGATGGCTCCTCGAGTCCGTTCGTCTAAACACGTTGAAAGGAATGTGTCAACCATAGCCAGCGATTGGCGAATCGAAGACGATAATAACTACGCCTCTGTGAGAAATTCTTACGCTAACTTTGGGGGCCCAGTAGACAGGGATCCATCTGGATCACTGATCCCATCTGTCAGCAGTTCTTGCTACAGACCTTACAGAAACGAAGTCTTTGATTATCAGAAACCACACTCTTCCAAGTACTATGACGAGTCAGAATTTAGTAAATCCAAGAAAGAGTTCGCGAAAAAGAATGAGACAAAACTAGGTTCTAGTAGAACAATCGATCATAGATGCCAAAATGTGACTAAGAGATTGGACAAAATGGCACAAGCAGGGACGTCAGGCGTTGGATGTGGATCTGGGAAACTAATTAGGACTTTGGATGCCTCAACTGTTACTTCTGGGCCCGATCTACGTGTCATAAGTGTCAATACCTCCTTA
This is a stretch of genomic DNA from Bombus pyrosoma isolate SC7728 linkage group LG16, ASM1482585v1, whole genome shotgun sequence. It encodes these proteins:
- the LOC122576264 gene encoding glycine-rich cell wall structural protein-like, which codes for MRTFIFCLLVPAAIAGEVEPGKPEKSKRGVLLGTGGLAGSSGGIDLGSGTSYGGISGGYTGGLSGGLAGSLSGGLPGLQGSLNGGLVGPLSGSLTGGLSAGLNGAAAEGGIRTITQQVPVVIPQPYPVPRPVPGPWYVRQNLPLVRETSLRTPQQTALTLHRSAGISQAVRVPVSIPQPIPIPQPVPVSVLIPVSSGSIGGSGLTSGVTSGLGSGLSSGITGGLSGSFSGGLNTGLGSSYGSGLTSSYGSGLGSSYGYGLTSSYGSSLGSSLGSSGLSAGYGSGLGSGLGAGLGSISISPGVGLGSGLSSGLGSGLGTSLGSGIGTQGLTANLGAGYGAGYGYASSGALGGAALGAGSLGGGALGGASTIIIKKH